In one window of Fragaria vesca subsp. vesca unplaced genomic scaffold, FraVesHawaii_1.0 scf0513155, whole genome shotgun sequence DNA:
- the LOC101314337 gene encoding xyloglucan endotransglucosylase/hydrolase protein 22-like: protein MASFKSALSLLLLSITLLVMVAEAGNFNQDFQITWGDGRAKILNNGQLLTLSLDKASGSGFESKNEYLFGKIDMQLKLVPGNSAGTVTAYYLRSEGSLWDEIDFEFLGNLSGDPYILHTNVFSQGKGNREQQFYLWFDPTADFHSYSILWNPHRIVFSVDGTPIREFKNMESLGVPFPKNQPMKLTSSLWNADDWATRGGLVKTDWSKAPFTASYGNFNADKACIWSRTKKASSCSSSSSSSTKPGNEWLAEKLDTTRQARLRWVQKNYMIYNYCSDIKRFPQGLPTECKS, encoded by the exons ATGGCGTCTTTCAAATCTGCTCTTTCACTGTTGCTGCTTTCTATAACTCTTCTTGTTATGGTTGCCGAGGCTGGTAACTTCAACCAGGACTTTCAGATTACATGGGGAGATGGCCGAGCCAAGATACTCAACAATGGCCAACTTCTTACTCTCTCCCTCGACAAAGCCTCTGGCTCTGGTTTTGAATCCAAAAATGAATATCTCTTCGGCAAAATCGATATGCAGCTCAAGCTTGTTCCTGGAAACTCTGCTGGAACTGTCACTGCCTACTAC TTACGCTCAGAAGGATCATTATGGGATGAGATAGACTTTGAGTTCTTGGGCAACCTGAGTGGTGACCCTTACATTCTTCACACCAATGTGTTCAGCCAAGGCAAAGGAAACCGAGAGCAGCAGTTCTATCTCTGGTTCGACCCAACCGCGGATTTCCACTCCTATTCCATTCTCTGGAATCCTCATCGCATTGT TTTCTCTGTGGATGGAACTCCCATTAGAGAGTTCAAGAACATGGAATCACTTGGCGTTCCATTCCCAAAGAACCAGCCAATGAAACTAACCTCTAGTCTCTGGAATGCTGATGATTGGGCAACTAGAGGAGGGCTTGTGAAGACAGATTGGAGCAAAGCTCCTTTCACTGCTTCCTACGGGAACTTCAACGCCGATAAGGCTTGTATTTGGTCAAGGACCAAAAAAGCATCTTCATGCAGTTCGTCATCGTCAAGTTCTACAAAACCTGGTAATGAATGGCTCGCAGAAAAACTCGACACAACGAGGCAGGCGAGGCTGAGATGGGTGCAGAAGAACTACATGATCTATAATTACTGCTCTGACATTAAGAGATTTCCTCAGGGGCTCCCTACTGAATGCAAGTCGTGA